The Campylobacter sp. MIT 12-8780 genome has a window encoding:
- a CDS encoding YnfA family protein, with protein MNIFQSISFFFLACLFEVGGAYLVWLWLKEGKSFYLGLLGLVALGLYGVIASFQPQSFGRVFASYGGFFIVFSLLWAMIFDDFKPDFYDILGSALTLLGVALIAFAPR; from the coding sequence TTGAATATTTTTCAAAGTATAAGCTTTTTCTTTTTAGCGTGTTTGTTTGAAGTGGGTGGTGCGTATTTGGTGTGGCTTTGGCTTAAGGAAGGAAAAAGCTTTTATTTAGGGCTTTTAGGACTTGTGGCTCTTGGACTTTATGGAGTCATAGCAAGCTTTCAGCCTCAGAGTTTTGGACGCGTTTTTGCAAGCTATGGAGGCTTTTTCATCGTTTTTTCTTTGCTGTGGGCTATGATATTTGATGATTTCAAGCCTGATTTTTATGATATTTTGGGTTCAGCTTTAACCTTGCTTGGAGTAGCACTTATTGCTTTTGCACCAAGATAA
- a CDS encoding ankyrin repeat domain-containing protein has translation MMTYLYLINSVLMIALILVAIIELLRSKAGSIALYKKLCLAFVLFVFVDVCLSLYQGRFLSLILDIICLAFVIWLLRALNSPFYRALSYLQQKDYLAFYLYLLDFDKWYEAKDFRGFALLHYALMYKLEANVLKAILGQELEFNAYDEDSFADILRKTQKEQVLKPCLSAELLQQALNVKCGKKAKFKAFSGTRVLSLRLDGVGLLSFSALCGDLFMLDFLRKQGLKDESVQMKGFHFPLYAGHFALLNAKFLAFEWLSEHFDKIDFQILSDDERFDRLSLAVLNDDIARLEKYQDQSIKDIHKHPIFLAVSFAKLKSLEFLLQTKPYLKELRDDEDLSLLDRAMKFQSLASFKFLIEKVGFSFAGKLFLAVSEGGEAILEYMLKNGYKIRAEEVCLCYYLWFDSTDDLIFKRLCKIGTDFIDQEGDTPLIVAVKANLTQKASKLIKAGANIDIKDAQGKTALDYAKANNNTELITLLDRSFEEV, from the coding sequence ATGATGACTTATTTATATCTTATAAATTCAGTTTTAATGATCGCTTTGATTTTAGTGGCTATCATAGAGCTTTTAAGATCAAAAGCTGGTAGTATAGCTTTATATAAAAAGCTTTGTTTAGCATTTGTGTTATTTGTGTTTGTAGATGTGTGCTTAAGCTTATATCAAGGTAGGTTTTTAAGCTTAATTTTAGATATTATTTGTTTAGCTTTTGTGATTTGGCTTTTAAGGGCTTTAAACTCGCCTTTTTATAGGGCTTTGAGTTATTTACAGCAAAAAGATTATCTTGCTTTTTATCTTTATTTGCTTGATTTTGATAAATGGTATGAAGCAAAGGATTTTAGGGGATTTGCTTTGCTTCATTATGCGCTGATGTATAAATTAGAAGCAAATGTGCTTAAAGCTATCTTAGGACAAGAGCTTGAATTTAACGCTTATGATGAGGATTCTTTTGCTGATATTTTGAGAAAAACTCAAAAAGAGCAGGTTTTAAAGCCTTGTTTGAGCGCTGAGCTTTTACAGCAGGCTTTAAATGTGAAGTGTGGAAAGAAAGCTAAATTTAAGGCTTTTAGTGGGACAAGGGTTTTGAGCTTAAGACTTGATGGAGTAGGGCTTTTGAGCTTTAGTGCTTTGTGTGGGGATTTGTTTATGCTTGATTTTTTACGCAAACAAGGTTTAAAAGATGAAAGCGTGCAGATGAAAGGCTTTCATTTCCCTTTATATGCGGGGCATTTTGCTCTTTTAAATGCCAAATTTTTAGCTTTTGAGTGGCTAAGCGAACATTTTGATAAGATTGATTTTCAAATTTTAAGTGATGATGAACGTTTTGATAGACTTTCTTTGGCTGTTTTAAACGATGATATAGCAAGACTTGAAAAATATCAAGATCAAAGTATAAAAGATATACATAAACACCCAATTTTCCTTGCTGTGAGTTTTGCTAAGCTCAAAAGTCTTGAGTTTTTGCTTCAAACAAAACCTTATTTAAAAGAGCTTAGAGATGATGAGGATTTAAGTTTGCTTGATAGGGCGATGAAATTTCAAAGCCTTGCAAGCTTTAAATTTCTTATTGAAAAGGTTGGCTTTAGTTTTGCTGGCAAGCTTTTTTTGGCTGTAAGCGAAGGAGGCGAGGCAATACTTGAATATATGCTTAAAAATGGCTATAAAATAAGGGCTGAGGAAGTGTGTTTGTGTTATTATCTATGGTTTGATAGCACTGATGACTTGATATTTAAAAGGCTTTGTAAAATCGGCACTGATTTTATCGATCAAGAAGGCGATACGCCTTTAATTGTCGCTGTTAAGGCAAATTTAACGCAAAAGGCAAGCAAGCTCATTAAGGCTGGGGCAAATATAGACATTAAAGACGCGCAGGGCAAAACTGCTCTTGATTATGCTAAAGCAAATAATAATACCGAGCTTATAACCTTGCTTGATCGAAGTTTTGAGGAGGTTTAA
- a CDS encoding sulfite exporter TauE/SafE family protein codes for MDFFGFDLAYVFIGIISGIASGLFGIGGGMIIVPFALILGLSSHHAIAMSVVQMIFASVFGSYINYKKKNLNLKDGLFVGLGGIIGASFSGVVVNFFTDITLTAVFLCVSIVFFLKYAFSVQNPINSEQKGKLLKNFILVCAGIFTGVFAISLGIGGGLLIAPILGYFLGYDSKRVVSLSLFFVIFASVSGTISFVTQGVINKSVVKNGIVIGLGSMLGVYLGIKIVQNMKLDAHKKALLAIYTLSISLTGISLLRKLGMISF; via the coding sequence ATGGATTTTTTTGGTTTTGATCTAGCGTATGTTTTTATCGGTATTATCTCAGGCATAGCTTCTGGGCTTTTTGGTATAGGTGGAGGTATGATTATCGTGCCTTTTGCTTTGATTTTGGGGCTTAGCTCTCATCATGCCATTGCTATGTCTGTGGTGCAAATGATCTTTGCTTCAGTTTTTGGCTCATATATCAACTACAAAAAAAAGAATTTAAATCTCAAAGACGGGCTTTTTGTCGGACTTGGCGGTATTATTGGGGCAAGTTTTAGCGGGGTTGTGGTGAATTTTTTCACAGATATTACCCTAACAGCTGTGTTTTTGTGTGTTAGCATAGTCTTTTTTCTTAAATACGCCTTTAGCGTGCAAAATCCTATCAATTCAGAACAAAAAGGGAAGCTTTTAAAGAATTTCATACTTGTGTGTGCTGGGATTTTTACAGGCGTTTTTGCCATATCTTTAGGCATAGGCGGTGGGCTTTTAATCGCTCCTATTTTAGGGTATTTTTTGGGTTATGATAGCAAAAGAGTAGTTTCTTTATCACTTTTTTTTGTGATTTTTGCAAGTGTTTCAGGCACGATAAGCTTTGTTACTCAAGGCGTTATTAATAAAAGCGTGGTAAAAAATGGTATCGTCATAGGCTTAGGCTCTATGCTAGGCGTTTATTTAGGCATTAAAATAGTCCAAAATATGAAACTTGACGCACATAAAAAAGCACTTTTAGCCATTTACACCCTTTCTATAAGCCTAACTGGAATTTCTTTACTGCGCAAGCTTGGTATGATCTCTTTTTAG
- a CDS encoding MalY/PatB family protein → MNFDTIINRKNTDSLKYSNDNLPMWVADMDFKVADCIQEAMQKRLDHGIFGYTCLDENFFKHIITWWDKKHKAKLKRESLVFSNGIVPTLGALLRILSEKGDKILLQSPVYHAFFHVIKQNERVVLENKMLYKNGIYNIDFKDLEQKLIKDKPKIMILCNPHNPIGKIFSEEELRLISKLCKAHNTILISDEIHCDIVEKGFAYTSMAKIDEKAIIMLSSTKAFNLAALAGSYSVIDDKSVRLKLQKELIKSGLSMPNPFFIAANNAALSKGQAWLEQMNAYIKQNKSLATEFIEAKTPCKIVRGEALYLIWVDCSAFCKDTSKLYEFLKSNFKLQVSNGKDFGGNGKLFLRINIACPEATLKKGLKLFEAGVKAFIKR, encoded by the coding sequence ATGAATTTTGATACCATCATTAACAGAAAAAACACTGATTCGCTTAAGTATAGCAATGATAATTTGCCTATGTGGGTGGCAGATATGGATTTTAAAGTTGCTGATTGCATACAAGAAGCTATGCAAAAAAGGCTGGATCATGGTATATTTGGCTATACTTGCTTGGATGAAAATTTTTTTAAGCATATCATAACATGGTGGGATAAAAAGCACAAAGCAAAGCTCAAGCGCGAAAGTCTTGTCTTTAGCAACGGCATAGTGCCGACTTTAGGTGCTTTGCTAAGAATTCTAAGCGAAAAAGGCGATAAAATCTTACTTCAAAGCCCTGTTTATCATGCTTTTTTTCATGTGATTAAGCAAAATGAAAGAGTAGTTTTAGAAAATAAAATGCTTTATAAAAATGGAATTTACAACATTGATTTTAAAGACTTAGAGCAAAAACTTATCAAAGATAAGCCAAAAATCATGATACTTTGCAACCCGCACAATCCTATAGGTAAAATTTTTAGCGAAGAAGAACTAAGACTTATCAGCAAGCTTTGCAAGGCTCACAACACCATACTTATCAGCGATGAAATTCATTGTGATATAGTCGAAAAAGGCTTTGCTTATACAAGTATGGCAAAAATCGATGAAAAAGCCATCATCATGCTTTCAAGCACAAAGGCTTTTAATCTTGCAGCCCTAGCTGGCTCTTATAGTGTGATTGATGATAAAAGCGTGCGTTTAAAGCTTCAAAAAGAGCTTATAAAATCTGGTTTAAGTATGCCAAATCCTTTTTTCATCGCCGCAAATAATGCCGCTCTTAGCAAAGGGCAAGCTTGGCTAGAACAAATGAATGCCTATATCAAGCAAAACAAAAGCCTTGCAACTGAATTTATCGAAGCAAAAACACCTTGCAAAATCGTGCGTGGGGAGGCTTTGTATCTGATTTGGGTAGATTGCTCGGCATTTTGCAAAGATACAAGCAAGCTCTATGAGTTTTTAAAATCAAATTTCAAGCTGCAAGTTTCTAATGGAAAAGATTTTGGGGGCAATGGTAAGCTGTTTTTAAGGATAAATATAGCCTGCCCTGAAGCTACGCTTAAAAAAGGCTTAAAACTCTTTGAAGCTGGCGTAAAAGCCTTTATCAAACGTTGA
- the uvrA gene encoding excinuclease ABC subunit UvrA, giving the protein MNDSIKIIGARENNLKNINLELPKNQLVVFTGLSGSGKSTLAFATLYAEGQRRYIESLSAYARQFLDKVAKPDVDKIEGLTPAIAIDQKTTSKNPRSTVGTITEIYDYLRLLYARIGTQHCHKCGKIISSMSAQDITNEILKLPNGAKIIIYAPLVREKKGSFNDLLESLVAKGYVRALIDGVLVRLDEEIELSKTKKHSIKLVIDRLEIQDDLLARLSSDIEKGLQESYGELEVEVLNAEELGISKHYHYSEHNACFDCKISFNELEPLSFSFNSPKGACEACDGLGIRYSLDMKKLIDENLSIENGAIKTMYGFNKSYYYKFLLAFCEQNEISTKKPFGELGEDEKRLVLYGNAKEINFLWKKHRLKRTFEGVVKIAYDILKDERDLEDFMSEKICKDCGGHRLKPESLAVRVANKGLGEILDMSVEACVSFFSNEKHFKALNAQAKLIASPILKEINERLFFLFDVGLGYLSLGRDARTISGGEAQRIRIASQIGSGLSGVMYVLDEPSIGLHERDTQKLIKTLRNLQAKGNTLIVVEHDKMTIEEADFIVDIGPKAGKFGGEVVFAGTYKELLKSKSETALYMNGKKSIEHVKNRPQKDWLELKNVNINNIKNLNAKFPLQNLVAITGVSGSGKSSLILQTLLPFAQEELNRARKVKTLSGVQIEGLDKLDKVIYLDQSPIGRTPRSNPATYTGAMDEIRNLFASTKEAKMRGYKAGRFSFNVKGGRCEKCSGDGEIKIEMHFLPDVMVVCDVCKGKRYNEATLEIKYKGKSIADILAMSIIEANEFFSSVPRIKQKLDTLVKVGLDYLTLGQNATTLSGGEAQRIKLAKELSRSDTGKTLYILDEPTTGLHFEDVNKLILVLQHLVDLKNSVFVIEHNLDVIKNADYLIDMGPEGGVKGGKIIACGSVEKVAKEHIKSGSYTGKFLAAELKNKKQKVAK; this is encoded by the coding sequence ATGAACGATAGCATAAAAATCATCGGTGCAAGGGAAAATAATCTTAAAAATATCAATCTTGAACTTCCAAAAAATCAGCTTGTCGTTTTTACCGGACTTTCAGGCTCAGGTAAATCAACGCTTGCCTTTGCTACTCTTTATGCAGAAGGACAAAGACGTTATATAGAAAGCCTAAGTGCCTATGCAAGGCAGTTTTTAGATAAGGTTGCTAAGCCAGATGTTGATAAGATAGAGGGCTTAACCCCAGCCATAGCCATAGATCAAAAAACCACTTCTAAAAATCCTCGCTCCACGGTTGGCACCATCACAGAAATTTATGATTATTTGCGTTTATTATATGCTAGAATTGGCACCCAACACTGCCACAAATGTGGCAAAATCATCTCTAGTATGAGTGCACAAGATATTACAAATGAAATTTTAAAGCTTCCAAATGGAGCTAAAATCATCATCTACGCCCCACTTGTGCGTGAAAAAAAAGGCAGTTTTAATGATTTGCTTGAAAGTCTTGTTGCAAAAGGCTATGTAAGGGCTTTAATAGATGGAGTTTTAGTTAGACTTGATGAAGAAATAGAGCTTTCAAAGACAAAAAAACATAGCATCAAACTTGTCATTGATCGCTTAGAAATTCAAGATGATTTACTTGCTCGTTTAAGTTCTGATATAGAAAAAGGCTTGCAAGAAAGTTATGGCGAGCTTGAAGTTGAGGTTTTAAATGCTGAAGAGTTAGGCATTAGCAAGCATTATCATTATAGCGAGCATAATGCTTGTTTTGATTGTAAAATTTCTTTTAATGAGCTTGAGCCTTTAAGCTTTTCTTTTAACTCCCCAAAAGGAGCATGTGAGGCTTGTGATGGGCTTGGAATTCGCTATAGTCTTGATATGAAAAAGCTTATTGATGAGAATTTGAGCATTGAAAATGGGGCGATTAAAACCATGTATGGCTTTAATAAAAGCTATTATTATAAGTTTTTGCTTGCCTTTTGTGAGCAAAATGAGATCAGCACCAAAAAGCCTTTTGGTGAGCTTGGTGAAGATGAAAAACGTTTGGTGCTTTATGGTAATGCTAAGGAAATTAACTTTTTATGGAAAAAACACCGCTTAAAACGCACTTTTGAAGGAGTTGTGAAAATCGCTTATGATATACTCAAAGATGAAAGAGATTTAGAAGACTTTATGAGTGAAAAAATTTGTAAAGATTGTGGCGGACATAGGCTTAAACCTGAAAGCTTGGCTGTAAGAGTGGCAAATAAGGGCTTGGGCGAAATTTTAGATATGAGCGTGGAAGCTTGTGTAAGCTTTTTTTCAAATGAAAAGCATTTTAAGGCTTTAAACGCACAAGCAAAACTCATCGCAAGTCCTATTTTAAAAGAGATCAATGAAAGACTTTTCTTTCTTTTTGATGTGGGGCTTGGCTATCTTTCTTTGGGACGCGATGCAAGAACCATTAGCGGAGGAGAAGCCCAACGCATACGCATAGCCTCTCAAATTGGCTCTGGACTGAGTGGGGTGATGTATGTTTTAGATGAGCCTAGCATAGGGCTTCATGAAAGAGATACGCAAAAACTCATTAAAACGCTAAGAAATTTACAAGCTAAGGGCAATACCTTAATCGTGGTTGAACATGATAAGATGACTATTGAGGAGGCTGATTTTATCGTTGATATTGGTCCTAAGGCTGGTAAATTTGGTGGAGAGGTTGTTTTTGCTGGCACTTATAAAGAGCTTTTAAAAAGCAAGAGTGAAACAGCTTTATATATGAATGGTAAAAAAAGCATAGAACATGTTAAAAACCGCCCTCAAAAAGACTGGCTTGAGCTTAAAAATGTAAATATCAATAATATCAAGAATTTAAATGCTAAATTTCCTCTGCAAAATTTAGTCGCCATCACAGGTGTTTCAGGTTCTGGCAAAAGCTCACTTATCTTGCAAACCCTGCTTCCTTTTGCTCAAGAAGAGCTTAACCGCGCAAGAAAGGTAAAAACCTTAAGCGGAGTGCAAATTGAAGGGCTTGATAAGCTTGATAAGGTGATTTATCTTGATCAAAGCCCAATAGGACGCACTCCAAGATCAAATCCAGCCACTTATACAGGAGCGATGGACGAGATAAGAAATCTTTTTGCCAGCACCAAAGAAGCAAAGATGAGAGGCTATAAGGCTGGACGTTTTAGCTTTAATGTCAAAGGTGGACGTTGCGAAAAATGCAGTGGAGATGGAGAGATCAAAATAGAAATGCATTTTTTACCAGATGTTATGGTCGTTTGTGATGTGTGTAAGGGCAAAAGATACAATGAAGCAACCTTAGAGATCAAATACAAAGGCAAAAGCATAGCTGATATTTTAGCCATGAGTATAATAGAAGCCAATGAGTTTTTTAGCTCTGTACCTCGTATCAAACAAAAGCTTGATACCCTTGTGAAAGTGGGACTTGACTATCTTACCTTAGGGCAAAATGCCACGACTTTAAGTGGAGGAGAAGCCCAACGTATAAAGCTTGCAAAAGAACTTAGCCGAAGCGATACAGGAAAAACACTTTATATCTTAGATGAGCCAACAACAGGACTTCATTTTGAAGATGTAAATAAACTCATCTTAGTTTTACAACACTTAGTTGATCTTAAAAACTCAGTTTTTGTTATAGAGCATAATTTAGATGTGATTAAAAATGCTGATTATCTCATAGATATGGGACCAGAAGGTGGGGTAAAGGGCGGAAAAATCATCGCTTGTGGCAGTGTAGAAAAGGTGGCTAAAGAACATATTAAAAGCGGCTCTTATACAGGAAAATTTCTTGCTGCTGAGCTTAAAAACAAAAAGCAAAAGGTGGCTAAATGA
- a CDS encoding YqaA family protein, producing MLESFSYLGLFAISFISASLYPLASEAFVAGFLFQGFSPFWVFFIATFGNTLGALSTYLLGFLGKSFILEKYFHKSLLKLKTMNLNFKRFGWAFAFFTFLPLVGDLFALALGLARYNIAKTILFIALGKAFRYGILIVFALYLKG from the coding sequence ATGCTTGAAAGCTTTTCTTATCTTGGACTTTTTGCGATCAGTTTTATCTCAGCAAGCCTTTATCCTTTGGCTTCTGAAGCCTTTGTGGCGGGCTTTTTATTTCAGGGTTTTTCACCTTTTTGGGTATTTTTCATCGCCACATTTGGCAACACACTTGGGGCTTTAAGCACCTATTTGCTAGGCTTTTTAGGTAAAAGCTTTATACTTGAAAAATACTTCCATAAGAGCCTTTTAAAGCTTAAAACAATGAATTTAAATTTCAAACGTTTTGGTTGGGCTTTTGCCTTTTTTACCTTTTTACCTTTAGTAGGCGATCTTTTTGCCCTCGCTCTTGGGCTTGCTCGCTATAATATAGCTAAAACTATACTTTTTATCGCACTTGGTAAGGCTTTTAGGTATGGGATTTTGATTGTTTTTGCTTTATATCTTAAGGGGTAA